The genomic region CGGCAACACGCTCATGCACATAGCTGTGCAAAACAGGGCAAGGGGAATAATAATTCAGACGATGATCTACGAAGGTTATCCCATAGACATAAGGAACGCCGCAGGGTATACGCCGTTGGCGCTTGCCGCAATATCGGATCAAAATTCAACGGCGGGACTGTTGCTCGAAGGAGGCGCTAATCCGTTCATTTCGTTCAACAAGAATGACGATTGCACGGTTTCCGTAGCCTTACAGAAAAAAGATTCTTCATTGCTGAACAATATCATAAAGTACGCAGGCGAAAGAGCGGACATGCAGGGCAACACCATACTGCACTATGCGGCAAAAACGGCGGACGTCGAAACCGTAAAGAAGATCCTTTCGGAGGGACTCGACCGCACCGTAAAAAACGTATCGGGAGAAACCGCCTACGACATCGCCGTAAATTGGCAGCGAAAAGAAATTGCGGAACTTTTAAAATAATTGCTAAGGAATTTATTTTTTACGGTTTTCGAGATTTTCGAGAATCGAGAAGATCGATCATTTTTAAAAAAGTGCTGCCGGGTTTACGCAATTCCCGGGAGCCCCTTGTTATCTTACAAAGCGACATGCCGAATTTTTTAGCGATCTCCCGCTGGGTGGCTCCCTTGTTTATCTCCTTTACGAGTAGCCAGCGGCTTGTCAAATCTTTAATCTCCGCGGGGGTGCAAAGGCAGATCAAAAAATCCTTTATAAACTGCGGTTCGCTACATTCCGCCAGCAAAGAGCAAAGTTCGTCGGCGCCGTCTTCAATCTGTTTTTTGTCGGAAAACGCCCCTTCTTTCATATAACCATAATATCCGTTTTCATTGTAAAAGTCCAACAATCTTACTTGTCGAGCGTGCCGTTTAAAATATCAGCCTTCCCGAGTGCGCCGCCTTTAAAAAGCAATTTCGTATATTGATGCCGGGCGTTTTTATACAGATCAGCTGCGGGTGCCTGTTCGACAATAACACCGCCGTGCATAACTCCTATCCTGTCGCAAAAATAACAGGCCACTTTAAGATCGTGCGTTATAAACAGCATGCTTAGCTTTCGCTCTCTGCGAATTTTATTGAGCAGATTTAAAATTTGCGCCTGTATTGAAACGTCCAAGGCGGAAACGACTTCGTCGCAAATCAAAAGCTCCGGATCCATGATAAGTCCACGCGCAATCGAAATACGCTGCCGTTGTCCGCCTGAAAATTCTGCGGGGCGTTTTTCCAAATCGTCGCAGGTAAGCCCTACTTCACAAATTATTTTTCTAGCCTTTTTGAGGGCGTCTTCCTCGCCTGTCCACTTGGAAGAATGGCGTAAGCCGCTGACAAGGATTTCGTAAACGCTCATCCTCGGATTGAGAGAGCGCGCCGGATCTTGAAAAACATATTTTACTTTTTCACGGTAGGATTTAAGACCTTGGCG from Treponema parvum harbors:
- a CDS encoding Trp family transcriptional regulator, with protein sequence MKEGAFSDKKQIEDGADELCSLLAECSEPQFIKDFLICLCTPAEIKDLTSRWLLVKEINKGATQREIAKKFGMSLCKITRGSRELRKPGSTFLKMIDLLDSRKSRKP
- a CDS encoding ATP-binding cassette domain-containing protein; translated protein: MDRADGVLVFAEHLSKRFNLEEGAFSRQDKTVYAVNDVSFNIFCGETYGLVGESGSGKTTCARLLIGMYRPSSGRILYCNGNDKTDITKLSRQGLKSYREKVKYVFQDPARSLNPRMSVYEILVSGLRHSSKWTGEEDALKKARKIICEVGLTCDDLEKRPAEFSGGQRQRISIARGLIMDPELLICDEVVSALDVSIQAQILNLLNKIRRERKLSMLFITHDLKVACYFCDRIGVMHGGVIVEQAPAADLYKNARHQYTKLLFKGGALGKADILNGTLDK